The nucleotide window TCCCAAATAACCCTGCAAAACGACCATCCCGGCTTCTACAAGGCAGAAAGTGCCGAAATCAGCATGGAACGGGAAAAGTGCGTCGATTGCGGCATCTGTGTACGCATGATCGAACAGCTTCACGGCACCACTATCGACCTCACAATCATGACCAAAAGCTGCCCCACCGGCGCTCTGACGCTGCCGGAGTGAAAAAAATGGACTGAGTGGACGAAGAGATGATGGACGATAATGGACAAGATAAAGAGGAAAATTTGGGGCCACGAAACAGACGAAATCACTCGAAAATGTGTTGGGGCGACCCTGCGTGATCGCCCTATTTAAGGATTGACCAAATATTTCTCCTTGTCGTTGCTGTCCTTGAAGTCCTTGTGGTCCTTTTTTATAAAACATCCCCCCCTTTCAAACACCGACAAAAAAAATCCCACCTTTGCTGTTCATATTTGCCGCCATATTGTTATTCTAAAGGGTAGCGGATAATTGAACCCCATGCCTGTGACAAAGATTCCTGCACACTCTGTTGAACTGATTGCGCCTGCGGGCGACATGACCGGGCTGCTCACTGCGCTGAAGGCCGGGGCTGATGCGGTCTATTTTGGCGCTGAAGGCTACAATATGCGGGCCGGAAGCAGCAACTTCACCCCTGCGGACTTTCCGGCAATCAAGGCCCTCTGCCAGGAGTACCATGCCAAGGGGTACCTGGCGCTGAACACCATTGTCTATGACGGTGAGCTAAAAAGGATGAAGCAGACCGTAACCGCAGCAAAAAAAGCAGGATTCGATGCCATAATCTGCTCGGACATGGCCGTTATTGAAGCGTGCCGGAACGCCGATATGGCGTTTCATATCTCGACACAGGCATCGGTCAGCAGCTACAGCGCGGTAAAATTCTATGCCTCTCTCGGGGCAAAGATGATTGTGCTGGCCAGAGAGCTGACCATTGAACAGGTATGCCATATTACCGACAAAATAAAGGATGACGGGCTCGGCGTGAAGATTGAGTGCTTTGTGCATGGCGCCATGTGCGTTGCCGTGTCGGGGCGCTGTTTTATGTCGCAGGATATTTTCGGACGTTCGGCCAACCGCGGCCAGTGCGTTCAGCCATGCCGCAGGGAGTACATCATTACCGATCCGGAGGAGAACAAGGAGCTTGCGCTTGGCACCGATTATGTCATGAGTCCCCAGGATCTCTGCACCATTGAGTTTATTGATGTGCTGATTGACGCAGGCATCAGCGCCTTCAAGATTGAGGGGCGCAGCCGAAGCCCTGAATATGTGCATACGGCAACAGCTGCCTACCGCACGGCAATCGACTTCTGTATAAACCGTCGCAACGATCCACAGTTCAGAGAGGAGTACAGTGAACTGACGACAAAGCTGAAGGAGGATCTTGCCACCGTCTACAACCGGGGATTTTCAAAAGGGTTTTATTTCGGCAAACCGCTTGATGCCTGGGTCCAGGAGTACGGTTCACTCGCGAAGGAGAAAAAAACCTTTATCGGTGATATCAAAAAATACTACCCGAAAGCCGGAGTGGCAGAGATCATCATTCTCGCCCGCGGCCTCAAACAGGGTGAAAAGCTCTCCATCCAGGGGCCGAAAACCGGAGTGGTCATCCTGATGGCCGACTCCTTTCTCACCAACGACCTGCCCGATAACGATGCCCATAAAGGGGACAACGTCACCCTCAAGTGTGCAAAGGTTCGTAAAAACGACAAGGTCTATCTGCTTGAAAAAAGGCGCTGATTTGTTATTTGTCCTGGCAGACCTTGAAGTCCTTTTTCTTCTTTTCCCCCGTTGCTCAAAAAAGAGCCTCTTCTCCTCGTGAAAGCTTTTGTGTACCTTTCAGTATAGTTCACAAGCATTCTCATTCAGGACTGCACAAGGCAAGGAGAGCAGGACGATGATCTACAAAATCATATCCAAAGCCGAGTTCAAACGCTTTATTGATGCACTGGTCAGGAGCAACAGCTCATTCGGCCCGCGCATGGTCGATACCGACAGCCGGGGGGAGGCGGTCTACCAGTTTCAGCCGGTCTCTTCGGTTGACGAGATAGCATTCGACTACACCCGAACAGCCTCCTCTGCCAAGCATTTTTTTCTCCCCTTTCGCCAGGAGCTGTCGCGCTTTCACTTTCATGATGACGACTGGGATCAGAAGGTATCCTATGAAGCCGATCCCGTGGTGCTTTTCGGCCTCAGAGCGTGCGACATCAGCGCACTGAATATTCTTGATGATGTTCTGCTCAACGGCCACTTCCCCTCAGCCTACTATCTTGCAAAACGCAAGAACACCTTTGTGATCGGCATGGATCACCTGCCGCTTCCCGACTGCTTCTGCAAGTCGATGAATCATCACACCGTTCCGACCGGATTCAACCTCTTCTGTTCCGATATCGGGGATGAGTACTATCTGGCCATCAACTCCTCCAAAGCCTTCAATTTCCTCAGGGAGTTCGAAACCCGTGATCCTCAATACGATGAAAACTGTCGTCTGGCTGAACGCCGCAAGCTCATCAGCAGCAGTTTTCGAACCGAGATTGATGTCACCGGGCTACCGGCAATTCTCGACATCGAGTTTGACTCCCCTGTCTGGAAAAAATGGGGCGACAAATGCCTGAGCTGCGGAACCTGCGCCATGGTCTGCCCGACCTGCTACTGCTACTCGGTTGAGGAGTCATTCGAGCCCGACCTGCAAAGCTCCTCTCGCCAGAAAAGACTTTACTCCTGCAACCTTGTTGACTTTGCCGCTGTCGCAGGCGGACACAACTTCCGTCCAAAGAACGGCGACCGGCTCAAATACCGCTACTACCATCAGCACCGGGGGTTTGCCGAAAATGCCAACCAGCAGATCTGCGTTGGATGCAACCGGTGCGGGAAAGCATGTCTTGCTGGGATCAACCCGAAGGATGTCATCAACGACCTAAGACTGGAGAAGGATACATGCACGACCAGCGTTTCGTCATCCCCCGCCAGGAGCTGAACCGGGAGGATTTTGCATCATCGGTGCCGGACTTCAACCGCCGCTCGGAGGTGATGAATACCGACATGGGCTACAAATGCACCGTCACCAATATTGTCCGGCTCACCCGGCAGGAAAAACTCTTCCAGATCCGCATTATCGACCCTGTGGAGAGGGCTCTCTTCAGGTTCCGGCCGGGCCAGTTTCTGATGCTGGAACTCCCCGGTTACGGAGAGGTACCGATCTCCATATCCAGCTCAAGCAGCAACCATGAGTTTCTCGAACTCTGTATCCGTAAGGCCGGCAGTGTGACCTCAGCACTCTTCAATGCCGGTGAAGGCACCCGTGTAGCCATACGGGGCCCCTTCGGATCATCGTTTCCCATGGATGAGATGGCCGGGCATAACGTCCTGCTGATTGCCGGAGGACTCGGCATTGCGCCGCTTCGCGCGCCGCTCTTCTGGATCAACGAGCACCGCAACCGCTTTCTTGATGTCAGTCTGCTCTACGGGGCAAAAGATCCCTCTCAACTGCTCTTCACCTGGCAGTTCAACGAGTGGGATATGATCAGCCATATCGGACTGCACACCATTGTCGAGCAAGGGACGGAAGAGTGGACAGGCAAAACCGGCATGATCACCGAACTCTTCAATGATATTGCCATTGATCCGGCAACAACCTACGCCATTGTCTGCGGGCCGCCGGTTATGTTCAAGTTTGTCTGCGGCTATCTTGACCGGCTCGGCATACCGATGAACCGGATGTTTGTGTCTCTTGAACGGCGAATGCACTGCGGCATGGGCAAATGCTGCCGCTGCATGGTCGGATCCACCTTTACCTGTATTGACGGGCCGGTGTTTGACTACTGGTCGGTCATGAATCTCAAGGAAGCCATTTAGCACTGTAGCGCATGAATCAACAGGGATTACGCTTTGAAAAGCTGAAAATAGCCTCTTTCGACTTCACCTGCTGTGAAGGGTGCCAGCTGCAGCTTGCAAACAGGGAGTCATCGCTTGCCGACTTTCTCCGGCTGCTTGACATCAGAAACTTCAGGGAGATCTCCTCCGAGCGCCATGAGGATTACGATATCGCCCTTGTCGAGGGGAGCATCAGTCGAAGCGACGAGGTTGAGCGCCTTCTGGCAATCCGCCGCCAGGCAACAGTACTGGTGGCTTTCGGCACCTGCGCCTGTTTCGGAGGGGTCAACAGCCTGAAAAACCGGGTTTCCGGGGAAGCTGCCGTCAGCGAAGTCTATGGGGATATGGAGGTCGAAACGCTGCCGGTGCGCAGAATCAGCGAGGTAGTCAAGGTTGATCTCTCCATCCCCGGTTGCCCGGTTGCAAAAGAGGAGGTGGAACGCATTATCATAAGTCTGGTGACCGGCTCACTGGTGACACTCCCGAAATATCCGGTCTGCGTTGAGTGCAAGGCCGCGCTTAACACCT belongs to Candidatus Chlorobium masyuteum and includes:
- a CDS encoding peptidase U32 family protein — encoded protein: MPVTKIPAHSVELIAPAGDMTGLLTALKAGADAVYFGAEGYNMRAGSSNFTPADFPAIKALCQEYHAKGYLALNTIVYDGELKRMKQTVTAAKKAGFDAIICSDMAVIEACRNADMAFHISTQASVSSYSAVKFYASLGAKMIVLARELTIEQVCHITDKIKDDGLGVKIECFVHGAMCVAVSGRCFMSQDIFGRSANRGQCVQPCRREYIITDPEENKELALGTDYVMSPQDLCTIEFIDVLIDAGISAFKIEGRSRSPEYVHTATAAYRTAIDFCINRRNDPQFREEYSELTTKLKEDLATVYNRGFSKGFYFGKPLDAWVQEYGSLAKEKKTFIGDIKKYYPKAGVAEIIILARGLKQGEKLSIQGPKTGVVILMADSFLTNDLPDNDAHKGDNVTLKCAKVRKNDKVYLLEKRR
- a CDS encoding 4Fe-4S dicluster domain-containing protein, with the protein product MIYKIISKAEFKRFIDALVRSNSSFGPRMVDTDSRGEAVYQFQPVSSVDEIAFDYTRTASSAKHFFLPFRQELSRFHFHDDDWDQKVSYEADPVVLFGLRACDISALNILDDVLLNGHFPSAYYLAKRKNTFVIGMDHLPLPDCFCKSMNHHTVPTGFNLFCSDIGDEYYLAINSSKAFNFLREFETRDPQYDENCRLAERRKLISSSFRTEIDVTGLPAILDIEFDSPVWKKWGDKCLSCGTCAMVCPTCYCYSVEESFEPDLQSSSRQKRLYSCNLVDFAAVAGGHNFRPKNGDRLKYRYYHQHRGFAENANQQICVGCNRCGKACLAGINPKDVINDLRLEKDTCTTSVSSSPARS
- a CDS encoding FAD/NAD(P)-binding protein; this encodes MNTDMGYKCTVTNIVRLTRQEKLFQIRIIDPVERALFRFRPGQFLMLELPGYGEVPISISSSSSNHEFLELCIRKAGSVTSALFNAGEGTRVAIRGPFGSSFPMDEMAGHNVLLIAGGLGIAPLRAPLFWINEHRNRFLDVSLLYGAKDPSQLLFTWQFNEWDMISHIGLHTIVEQGTEEWTGKTGMITELFNDIAIDPATTYAIVCGPPVMFKFVCGYLDRLGIPMNRMFVSLERRMHCGMGKCCRCMVGSTFTCIDGPVFDYWSVMNLKEAI
- a CDS encoding NADH-quinone oxidoreductase subunit B family protein translates to MNQQGLRFEKLKIASFDFTCCEGCQLQLANRESSLADFLRLLDIRNFREISSERHEDYDIALVEGSISRSDEVERLLAIRRQATVLVAFGTCACFGGVNSLKNRVSGEAAVSEVYGDMEVETLPVRRISEVVKVDLSIPGCPVAKEEVERIIISLVTGSLVTLPKYPVCVECKAALNTCLFELGEICLGPITRAGCHAVCTTGKTPCLGCRGPAEEINMEAFLHLVGERGLSRSDLQEKLAFYNAFDAFTP